The sequence ACTGGATTAACGAACTAACACTACCATCAAATGCTACTCCTCCTGGTTGCTCTACTTTCTTTTTAATTGTTCCATCCATATTCAACTCATAAATATCTCTAGACCCACCAGCCAAAATCGTACCATCTGACAACTGCACTATTGTATGTAACGAAGTATTAGAACTATTACCAACTTTTTGTTTAATTGTTCCATCCATATTCAACTCATAAATAAAACTATTAACTGATGATTCTACAGCTAAAATAGTTCCATTAGCTAATTGAAATAAGGTGTTAACAGAATTATCAAAACTTTGGCCATCAGGTTGCTCTACTTTCTTTTTAATTGTTCCATCCATATTCAACTCATAAATATCTCTAGACCCACCAGCCAAAATCGTACCATCTGACAACTGCACTATTGCATTTAACGAAGTATTAGAAGTATTACCAACTTTTTGTTTAATTGCTCCATCCATATTCAACTCATAAATAGAACCATAAGATGATGATTCTATGGCTAAAATAGTTCCATTTGCTAATTGAAATAATATAGAAACTCATCTTTTAAAACTTTGTCCATCAGGTTGCTCTACTTTCTCTTTTATAGTCCCTATATTTGGATTAAATACACGATAATATATTGTTACTAATGGAGAATCAAGAATATATTCTTTGCTATTTTCGCTTACTTTTATTTCTGCCCTACTGTCTTCAATTGAATTACTAACTATTTCAATTTGGTTAGTATCAATATTCGGATTTTTATTCTTAATTGCATCCATAATAATTTCTGGGTTTTTATTAACAATATCACCTAGGTCAACTTGTGATAAAACTTCTGATAAAAGTTTTTTGCCCGTTGTACTAAAGAAAATTTCTAAATTATCATCTTCGAGATAAATAGTATTATTTTCACTTGGAATAAGTGTTGCTTTATAAACATCAGTAGTATAAGTTGAATTTTCAATTTTAAGTTGAACTTGTTCTTTTTTTAGTAACTTATTTTCTGGCGCGTTTACAATCATATCTATTGTTTTTTCTGGATTTGCTAAATCTACTTCAGCAAAAAAATTTGTTTTTTTAACATGGGTTTGTAATGTAACTGTTTGTGGAGTAAATGAAACATTAACTAATGAACCAACAATATATGTTTTATTTGATGATAAAACAACAATGTCAGCAGTAGTTTCCGTAATATTTTTAACTAATAAATCTTCGACAATCAAATCACTATTTTTATTTTTTGCCATACTTAAAATTGTTTCAGTTCTATTATCATTAATCTTCTGTAAATTTGAATCTACTAAATGATCTGATAAATTAATTTGGCCTAATGCCGGCGGTAAGGAAATTATATTATTATTTTCCCCATGAATAAAATATCATCCTAAAAAACTCCCAACTGAACCTAAGATCAAAATACATATTAGAGTCAAAATTACTATTAATTTTCTTGTTTTAACTACTTGCAATGTCAAATGAGTATTATTGCGTTTAATCACATCAACTTGTGAAATAATTTTAGAAACATTATTTTCGATTTTACTATTAACGTTGGGAAGATTTGACAAAGAATTTACTATAACAAGATTATTATTAGCATCTTCCGCTATTTTATCGATTGTTGCTTGTGATAACTTAATTGTATTATTGATTACTGGTATTTTTGAAGAACCATCGCCATTATAAAGAGAATTTTTTCAAAAAAAAGCATATGAATCATTTTTACAATGAATAAAAGCCAAAGGTTTAACACCATGATCTTGATTAATTAACCGGTTTTTTTCAACTTTACATGAAAAAAATTCAAGATTTTTGATATCTAAATTATTGTTATTTTTTATTTGAATAACAATTTGTTTAAACTTACTTTTACAACGAAAACACATTTTGTTATACAAAAATTCTATTTTATTTTTCATTTAATTCCTCCATAAATAATAAATTTTTTCATATTTTAATAATTATACTATAAAATTATAAAAATTAATTAAAACTTTCATGGTGTAATAATTCTAATATTATATCCAAAATATTTTTTCCAAATTAAGCTTCATTAAACTAATTTCACCAACTTTTCTAACTTTGTATTTATTATTACCTAACTCTAAAAAATAATGGTGGAATGGCAAGAGTTTTTTGAACAAATTTTATATAGAGTAACGATTTTTATATTCAATTGGTGTTAAATAATTTAATTTGCTGTGAATTCGCACATTATTATATCAATTAACAAAGTCAAATAATTCTAATTTAAATTGCTCAACATTTTTACACTTTCTGTTTTTAATTAATTCTGTTTTTAAAATTTTATAAGTTGATTCAGAAACAGCATTATCATAAGGACATCCTGGTTTACTATAAGATTTTGCAACATTGTTTTTAGCTAAAATCTTGTAAATAATATTGTTATTAAATTCACTGCCCTGATCAGTATGAAATATTTTAATTTAGTATGATAAATTTAAAATTAAAAAGCAAGCATTATTTCCTAAACATTTAAATATTTTTTAATTAATTATTTAACATCATAAATTGCTAAAGCCTTTTTTGTTGAATCTTTATAATCAATAATTTTTTCAACTAGGTCATGATTATCTAAAAATTTGTCACAGTAAATTAATTGGGGGTCAAATTTTTTTTGTTGTAATTCAGGATTAAAAATTCGGAAAAATGGCTGAGCATCAAATCCTGTTCCGGCGACTCATTGTCATGAACATTGATTAATAATTGGATCATAATCTATTAACTGTTGAGCAAAATATTGTTCCCCTTTTCGTCAATCAATTTGTAAGTTTTTAACTAAAAAAGAGGCACAAACCATTCGAGCACGATTGTGCATTATACCAGTTGTGTTTAATTGTTTCATCCCAGCATCAACTAAAGCAAAACCTGTTTCCCCTTTTTTTCATTTTTCAAACCAGTCAGAATTATTTGTTCACTTAATTGTCATTTTTTTATTCCAATTGTCACTAAAATTCCATTGTTGATAAAGTTGGGCATTGAATGTTGCTTGATAATAAAAATCTCTCCATGCTAATTGTCGCGCAAAGGGATTATCAAAATTACCAAATTTTTCTATGCTTCAAAGATAACATTGACGAATTGAAACAACCCCAAATTTTAAGGCCGTGCTAATGTTTGCTGTTCCATTTGTTAAATATAACAAATCTCTTTGGTTTTGATAATCTTGATCTAAACTATCAATCGCTTTTTTAACTTGTTCAGGGGTTAATGGTAAATTAAAATCATTTGATGGTAAATTTGTAATATCAAATAATAAATCAGAAGCTTTTACTTTTTCAGCAAAAAATTGGTTTACCGGATATCTTGGAATATCATTATTATTAAAAGTTAATTTTAATTTATTTCAAAATGGGGTAAAAACAGTGTAGTAAGAATTTTGACTAGTTTTTATTGTTTCTGGAGCAACTAGGGAATAATCGTTAAATTCCCGGTAAATAAAGTTATTTAGTTTTGCTAATTCCCGCATTTGTTTACTACGGTTAATGGCAAATGGTGAGTAATCAAGATTAGTATAAATTTTATTAATTTTGTTCCCTTGATCTAGTAATCCTTTAATCGCTGTTGCTTCTGTTTCACTTTGGATAATATTAATGTGGATTTTTTCGTTTAACTGTTTTAAACAATAAACCAAGGCATCAAAACTGCGCGGTGAAAAGTAATTATTATTTTTTGTTTGTACTTTTGTCAAAATAAATAATAAATAGATTTCTTTTTCTTCCTTTGCTAATTGGGCAAGACCAAGATTATCTTCAATTCTAAAATCACGGTGAAAAATAAAAATATTCATTATTAGCAACTACTTTCTTTATTTATATTATATCCTTTAAAATAATATTGATAAAATTTTATTTTTTATTAATTCCAAAGCGATTATTGATTAAAGCAATAAACTCTTCATCATCTAGCTGTTTTTTTGCCTGGTAAGTTTCTTGGGCCCCCTTACCAACCACGTAATGAATTTTATTAGGATTATAATCATTAACAGCTGTAAAAATTGCTTGTGCCACTTCTAATGGTGTTGAATAACTAGATTCTTGTTCTGTCATTCCAGCGTTAAAAGTTTCGCGAACTTTTGCAATAATAGGATTATATTCAGGAAAATTGTTTTGATCTTCTTTAACTGTTGCGGCATTAAAAAAATTAGTTTTAACCCCTCCTGGTTCAATTAATTTAACATTAATATTAAAATCAGCTAGTTCATAACTTAAACCTTCAGTAAAACCTTCAACAGCATATTTTGTCGCATGGTAAATTGAATTTAATGGCATTGTTACTAACCCACCAATTGATGAAACACTAATAATTGTTCCTGCTTGTTGCTTTTTAAAAATGGGAAGAAAAGCTCTTGTAACTTCCATTAACCCAAAGACATTTGTGTTAAAAATTGTTTTAACATCTTGTTCGGAAGTTAATTCAAATGGGGCTAATAAACCATAACCAGCATTATTTAATAAAATATCAATTTTTTCATTTTCTTTGATAATATTATCAACGGCCTGGTTAATACTATTAAGATCACTAACATCCATTTGGTACATTTTAATGTTTTTATTTAGATTTGTCAGATTATCTTTTTCAGGATTACGAGCTGTTGCAATAACATGATAACCTTGTTCGGCAAAATATAGCGCTGTTGCTTTGCCAATCCCTGAAGTTGAACCTGTAATAACTATTGTTTTCATTGTTTCTCTCCTTATTTAAAGTTTTTTCAACTCTTTCATTGCAATTATAGCACATAATAATTTTCAATAAATAAAAGAATACTTTTAATAAAAAGAGTTTAATAAATAAATTTTATCGCTCTATTTTATTTTTAGTATTCTTTTGAAAATTTTAATTTATATTTTTATGTTGTAGTTAAAAATTTCTGATCTCATTTTTTAACAAGTTTTGAAATTTGTACACCAATAGTTTTATTGTAAAAATATCCAATAGTAGTTCAAAACATGAAACCAACTGGTATTAGAATTCCTCCGATAATACTTCTTAAGCTATTTGAACCAGTTCAATATTGTTTTAATCAAACAATTTGCAATTTATGTAATAAGTATGTTACTAATGTTGTTTCAGCTATTGTATCAATAAAATCACATTCAAAGGGTACAGCTGAAAAAATTCCAAATAATGAGACAGAAAATAATGTAATAAAAATTTGATTTACTGAGGCTGCTAATTTTTCAAAATTTGTGGCATTCTTTGTAAAACTAAAATATAGCATCACATAGCATATTGGAACAGCAATTAAATAAGTACCTAATTTAGGTCATTTATATTTGCTATAATCAGTTAAATTATAAATTTTAATGAGTGCCCCTATTTGAAATCAAACAAATAATTTTACAAAAGACATATCAGTAAAATAATTAGCATAGCTCAATCCTGGCATAAAATTTAATCCAAAATTATTATTAAGTCTTGTTAAAGCATTCGTTAAAACAACTGATGTTGAAAAAACAATAAATAAGGTTGTTATCCAATATTTACTATTTTTATTTGTTTGATAAAAATGTGTAATAAAAGGTGCCAACACATAAATAATAATAATTGAGTAATAGTATCAGCTATCATCAAAAGTTTTTTTAATAAAGTCTTGAAATGCTAAATTTGGCGGTAAACTATAATCAACACTCCCTAAACCATGAGTTAATAGCAAGGGTAAACCATATAATAAAATTTGTAAGTATTTACTACGCAAAGTACTACTATTAATTAAAAAAAATCCTGTTATTAGTGCAAAAATTGTATTATTGTTATAGAGAATTGGGTAAGCTGCTGCATATAGTCCAATATTACCGTATCAAAATGAAGGTATACTATGCTGCGCAATTACAAAAATGATAGCAAAAATTTTTAGTAAATTTATATTTGAATATTTTTTCATTCAGTCTTCCTAGTTATTTTTTATTTTTTCACTTTTTAAATTATAACATACTTTATAAGTATAAGCATACATTTAATTAGTAAATAAAAGTTACCAAATGGTAACTTTTATTTACTAATTGCTATTTTTTGCAAGTTTTGATAATATTTTGTTTTGATAATTTTATTATTACTATAGTTGTATAAGAACATTGTCCCAATTAGAATTCCTAAAATGGCAAAAAAAGCGATGATAAATCAAACATAACCAGGAATACCATGGGTTGATTGGTGAACATTTAAAAAGAAATATGGGAATCAACGATTATGCAAAATTCCTTCACTATCAGTTCATGTAAAATGATCCCCTGACATTCGGCGTAATTCACCGCGAATCACTGCATATAAACAATAACCAATTAAAACAATAATGTATTTTCAAAAATATTTTACAAAGAATTGCTTTAAGTTTACTTCAGTTTTGTTTTCCATTAAAAAAATAACATAGATAACAAAAGCAATCGGGTTAATCATATGATCAACAACCGTTGTAATTCATCCTAAAGGAGTTGTTGGTAATGGGTCAATTGGTAGTAATAAAAAATTATAAATAATAAAAGTAATTGTGATATATACTGCCCCGGCTAACGCAACAGGATATGACTGAATTTTTGTCTTATTTTCATAGCGATGACGAATCCCACTAAATAGAAATCAAAAGAGAATTCCTAAATTTGATAAACAGGTAAATGTTGTAAAAAAATCAGTTACATAAACGGTATAATCACTATTATATTTATTAATAATATTGTCTTTATCAAGAATTCCATTTATAAAAGCTCATGCTAAAATTGAAATTCCTAGGATTGCAAAAAATAACTTATAAATTTGTTTTCAAATTAATTTTATTTTTAAAGTCATTTATAACTATTTGCTCCTTATTTTGTTTTTTATTTTAAAAATTGTTGTTGTAATAGTTTTTATGCTACTACAACAACAATTATATCATTGCTATTTTAAGAAACAAATTTATTCTTTGCCCAATTCCCTTTTCTTTTTTTAGGCTGGTATAAGTAAATTATTCATAATGCTGGCACTAATAA is a genomic window of Spiroplasma syrphidicola EA-1 containing:
- a CDS encoding TolB-like translocation protein, which translates into the protein MKNKIEFLYNKMCFRCKSKFKQIVIQIKNNNNLDIKNLEFFSCKVEKNRLINQDHGVKPLAFIHCKNDSYAFFWKNSLYNGDGSSKIPVINNTIKLSQATIDKIAEDANNNLVIVNSLSNLPNVNSKIENNVSKIISQVDVIKRNNTHLTLQVVKTRKLIVILTLICILILGSVGSFLGWYFIHGENNNIISLPPALGQINLSDHLVDSNLQKINDNRTETILSMAKNKNSDLIVEDLLVKNITETTADIVVLSSNKTYIVGSLVNVSFTPQTVTLQTHVKKTNFFAEVDLANPEKTIDMIVNAPENKLLKKEQVQLKIENSTYTTDVYKATLIPSENNTIYLEDDNLEIFFSTTGKKLLSEVLSQVDLGDIVNKNPEIIMDAIKNKNPNIDTNQIEIVSNSIEDSRAEIKVSENSKEYILDSPLVTIYYRVFNPNIGTIKEKVEQPDGQSFKRWVSILFQLANGTILAIESSSYGSIYELNMDGAIKQKVGNTSNTSLNAIVQLSDGTILAGGSRDIYELNMDGTIKKKVEQPDGQSFDNSVNTLFQLANGTILAVESSVNSFIYELNMDGTIKQKVGNSSNTSLHTIVQLSDGTILAGGSRDIYELNMDGTIKKKVEQPGGVAFDGSVSSLIQLSDGTILAATGYSLYQLNMDGTIKKKIVDKQFGGNKLSIVQLNNGSILAASNQDIYQLNSE
- a CDS encoding IS3 family transposase, encoding MKIFHTDQGSEFNNNIIYKILAKNNVAKSYSKPGCPYDNAVSESTYKILKTELIKNRKCKNVEQFKLELFDFVNWYNNVRIHSKLNYLTPIEYKNRYSI
- a CDS encoding cryptochrome/photolyase family protein — encoded protein: MNIFIFHRDFRIEDNLGLAQLAKEEKEIYLLFILTKVQTKNNNYFSPRSFDALVYCLKQLNEKIHINIIQSETEATAIKGLLDQGNKINKIYTNLDYSPFAINRSKQMRELAKLNNFIYREFNDYSLVAPETIKTSQNSYYTVFTPFWNKLKLTFNNNDIPRYPVNQFFAEKVKASDLLFDITNLPSNDFNLPLTPEQVKKAIDSLDQDYQNQRDLLYLTNGTANISTALKFGVVSIRQCYLWSIEKFGNFDNPFARQLAWRDFYYQATFNAQLYQQWNFSDNWNKKMTIKWTNNSDWFEKWKKGETGFALVDAGMKQLNTTGIMHNRARMVCASFLVKNLQIDWRKGEQYFAQQLIDYDPIINQCSWQWVAGTGFDAQPFFRIFNPELQQKKFDPQLIYCDKFLDNHDLVEKIIDYKDSTKKALAIYDVK
- a CDS encoding SDR family oxidoreductase, which produces MKTIVITGSTSGIGKATALYFAEQGYHVIATARNPEKDNLTNLNKNIKMYQMDVSDLNSINQAVDNIIKENEKIDILLNNAGYGLLAPFELTSEQDVKTIFNTNVFGLMEVTRAFLPIFKKQQAGTIISVSSIGGLVTMPLNSIYHATKYAVEGFTEGLSYELADFNINVKLIEPGGVKTNFFNAATVKEDQNNFPEYNPIIAKVRETFNAGMTEQESSYSTPLEVAQAIFTAVNDYNPNKIHYVVGKGAQETYQAKKQLDDEEFIALINNRFGINKK
- a CDS encoding acyltransferase family protein, which codes for MKKYSNINLLKIFAIIFVIAQHSIPSFWYGNIGLYAAAYPILYNNNTIFALITGFFLINSSTLRSKYLQILLYGLPLLLTHGLGSVDYSLPPNLAFQDFIKKTFDDSWYYYSIIIIYVLAPFITHFYQTNKNSKYWITTLFIVFSTSVVLTNALTRLNNNFGLNFMPGLSYANYFTDMSFVKLFVWFQIGALIKIYNLTDYSKYKWPKLGTYLIAVPICYVMLYFSFTKNATNFEKLAASVNQIFITLFSVSLFGIFSAVPFECDFIDTIAETTLVTYLLHKLQIVWLKQYWTGSNSLRSIIGGILIPVGFMFWTTIGYFYNKTIGVQISKLVKKWDQKFLTTT
- a CDS encoding Pr6Pr family membrane protein, producing the protein MTLKIKLIWKQIYKLFFAILGISILAWAFINGILDKDNIINKYNSDYTVYVTDFFTTFTCLSNLGILFWFLFSGIRHRYENKTKIQSYPVALAGAVYITITFIIYNFLLLPIDPLPTTPLGWITTVVDHMINPIAFVIYVIFLMENKTEVNLKQFFVKYFWKYIIVLIGYCLYAVIRGELRRMSGDHFTWTDSEGILHNRWFPYFFLNVHQSTHGIPGYVWFIIAFFAILGILIGTMFLYNYSNNKIIKTKYYQNLQKIAISK